The region TGAACGGGAATACAATTTGTCTCTAATAACTACTGCTCCAAGTGTCGTATACCGAGTCCACTGTTCCAATGATGAAActgtaaatataaaatattttctatttttctttttttaattttgaaatgtttgatttcatattttcatctgcttttttatttttttattttttttaggttGAATGTTCAAATCCATCAGCACTTCCTGAACCTGGTAAAAGGAGGTCAATTGAAGAGCCAATTGTAAAGGTTTGtcactattttattttatgatattcTCTATTTTTACATATtatgttttttcatttttattttatatatatatatatatatatatatatatatatatatatatatatttttttttttttttttctgcagATTGAGATGCTAACACCAAAGGACTATATTGGTGCACTTATGGAACTTTCTCAAGAACGAAGAGGAGATTTTAAAGAAATGAAATTTATTACTGAAACTAGAGCTTCACTCACTTATCAGATGCCACTTGCTgaggtttattattattatttttaatatttatattttctaaaaatatcTTTCTTTATGAGTTTTATATTTATAGATCAAAACTCAATGtgccatttttttttatttttttttacagatGGTAGGCGATTTCTTTGATCAGCTAAAGTCAAGGAGCAAGGGTTATGCTAGTATGGAATATTCTTTTATTGGGTAAACATATATTTCATTTTtctaaatttataattattttaaattgatgGAGTTTTAAATAATCTGATTAAAACTATGACTTCAGATACAAGGAAAGCGATTTGATAAAGCTTGATGTGTTGATAAATGGTGAAGGTGTGGAGCCCTTGTCCACAATCGTACACAGAGACAAggttattttggtcatttttcctTCTTTAATAGAAAATGAAAGGGATAGCTTGTTTTTTAATTTTACACGTGGTTCTCGACTTCTCGTttgtgcaaaagacgtaaatgccctccttgtcctcataattAAAAATAGATCTAGAAAAACTAAAAGAGCTTATACCTAGACAAAggttattttggtcatttttcctTCTTTAATAGAAAATGAAAGGGATAGCTTGTTTTTTACACATGTGGCTCTTGTCAGTGTAAAAGACGTAAACGCCCTCCTCATCCTCATAATCGAAAATACCCCtagaaaaactaaaaaacttaTACCTACACAAggttattttggtcatttttcctTCTTCAATAGAAGATGAAAGGGATACCttgtttttttattatacttGTGAGTTGTGACTCTTATAAGTGCAAAAGACGTAAACACCCTCGTCCTCATAATCATAAACATCCCTAGAAAAACTAAAAGAACTTATACAGTTATACCTAAACAAggttattttggtcattttatttttttgtgtttttcattGACAGGTTATAATGACATGAACTTAATTCTTTATATTTATAGGCATATTCTGTGGGAAGAGCTTTGACTCAAAAGCTAAAAGAACTTATACCTAGACAAATGTTTAAAGTGCCTATCCAAGTAAGCCTCATCTATTCTATTCTACCTTGAATAATAAAATTAAACTTAAAATCTTAAATTAATGATTtgcaatttaatttaatttatttatttgtattattttattcttACTTATATGTAGTGAACTTGATGACAGGCATGCATAGGCACTAAGGTGATTGCTAGTGAAAGTTTATCAGCAATTAGGAAAGATGTTTTGGCCAAATGCTATggtaattaaaaatataataccaaatttaatttttgtattttttttgtataataaattataattagtaaTGTTCATTTTTTAATTTCATTGTAGGTGGTGACATCTCTAGGAAGAAAAAATTGCTAAAGAAACAGgtaaattatttgtatttttttttctctttaaaatattatttatttatttacttactCTAATTAGGCTGCGGGAAAGAAAAGAATGAAGGCAATTGGAAAAGTTGATGTGCCTCAAGAAGCATTTATGGCAGTTTTGAAACTTGAAAAAGAGGTGCTATAAGTTAAATATAGTCACATACTCTACATATACACTACAACACATGtacattgtatgtatctatattaCTTACTACCAATgtagcaaaaagaaaaaaaaaaagaaaaaaaaaaaagaacttctACAATCAAGAAATCATGTATGTGCCTTGGTGTTGTCATTTGACATTTAATGATTAGAAAATATATATACCAAGTCCCATTTTTTGTTTATGAACCGAAGGAATATgtttttacttttattacttcAATTCTTCGcttatttagaaatcattttcatGCATCGGCTTTTAGAATGAAACATGtgtatgcatatatgcatatataaGGAGATTAGAATCCATAAGTGAGATCTTCGGTGGTGGGGGTTGGATTAAATTAACTCATATAGACgaaatttttaacaaaaaaaaaacctaattatTTTTAGGTTTTTCAAAAATAACCACTATCTCTAGAACAACGTATTCTAGAGTCAAGTCCGGATTTCATAATGGAATTTTGGAGTTTCCATTTAAGTATTTATTTGTTAGAAACTAAATGTTGTAAATGCAATTTCACACAAACGCCCACCTAAATAGTTATAATTATGTGAACTGCCAAACTCATACATAAAATTTTATCCTTAGCTACCACTTTATTATTACACAACACCCATGTAACTAGTTATGAATTATGATTTCTCACATACCACTTAAAATCATTAGATTTCTTACTTACCTCCATATTCACAATCTATTTAAATCAGTTTAGATCCTGCTATAATGCTATAATTCACACCGAAAGCTATTAAGCCATTCTTTGAAGATGTATTTTGTTCGGTCAAAATTCATTCACAAGATTAGCCATCCTTCAATCTCCAAGAGTGAGCTAAGGTCGTAAGGTATCTGTAAGGGAGATGTAGAAGGcaaaacaaaatacaaaaaacTGAAAACGGAATCTAAGGAACTCGGGCAACAAATGCATGGTAAGCTACTATCCATTGAAGACAAGAAACAATGGATCGTAGACACGAAGAAATAAATATAAGTCGATGAGCGTTAGATCAAGAAAGCTGCTAGTAACCGTGAGATTGTAGATGATGAGTTTTGGAAATTTTGTGAGAAAATGGATGTAATAAAAGCACGAGTTGATAAAGAAAGAGAAAGTGAAATTCTCATATGACTACCAGAAATTTCAACTCATAATAAAGAtctatgatattatgttttcatgACTGTATGGTCATTTCTATTTTCATAAAATCTGTTTTATTTAGGActtatttaataatatattgtGGTTTGTTTAACAAATATAACTGTATGATTATAAGTAAAAACTCACTCATGTTTACCACATCGTCAAAAAAGATATAGTAAAAACAAATATCCATAAATATAACAAATATAGTACCCTATGCTATACGTGCAATCCACCTCTTATATGCATCCGCCTAGGTAGCAATGCAATCCTTAATGCTCACTAATTGACCAGTGGTCAACCTCTCTACGAACCAATATACAAAAACTCCAAAGTCCACTATCTTGCAGGATTGTTGTGGTACATCCGTGACCTTCACAAGTTTAAGTGTGAAACTCTCAAGAAGGATTGCATCGTAATGTTAACGATATGTTATGTTTGTACCCCATATAGCCACTAAGATTTTGTGGATACAAGgtcatataattataaattaagatGCGATTTCTGAAAAGTAATTGCTACACTAGGAATTATCATATATAGTGAGTGTGAACGATCATAAATCCAAAACCCCTAAAAATGGGCGGGCATGCGTTATATTTATGGGGGTGTATAGTTGCACAAATTGTTTTACATAAcatattatttgaatatattTCATTATAAGTGTCAAATACGTGTGCAATGTAAACCATAAAAACACATGTATATTGTATCACATTTAGACTTACGATGTCAACAGGACCAAACGGGAGCGGAAATAGCTGCCCTCGCCCCTGCTCCCGAAATCAGTTGTTACCCCCGCCCCCGGATCCCCCGTTTACATAGCCCCCAGTCCCGCCCCCGATTACCTCCATCACCCCTGGTCCCGCCCCCGTTCCCCTGGTTTATACGCTTAAATTCGATTTTTTTGCTAAAAAACTGCCTTGTTTTTggctaaaaaactatttttaataactttaaagacttaaaacctaatcttttagaaactaaaaaataaaaaatccaacaTTATGAATCCAACATTACAAATTTTAATACTTACATGTCCAAAAATACGTGATCAATTTGCTACATCTTCAACATCCATTAATTGgaaatgggaaagtgaaacctacACTAAACTTAAAATTAGAaaatctattatatatatatatatatatatatatatatatatatatatatatatatatatatatatatatatatatatatatatatatatatatataagtgtacaACCGGGGCCCCCGCAGGAGTACGGGACGGAAATACCAACTCCCGACCCCGGTCCCGAAAATAAACGGGGTTTAAATCCGCCCCCGCCCCcgctcctttttttttttttttttaaatttagtcTCGTATGATATTGGGGTCCCGCAGGAGCGGGGTCCCACGAGGATTTTTGACATCCCTAGCCAAGCTAGGTAAAGGCTTTCATCAACAACTATGTGTgagcaaaaccaaaaccaaaaaaccGAAACTAAACCCAAACCTTCGGTTTTGGGCTGACAGTTTTTAAAACCAAAAAATTCGGTTTGGGTTTAGTTTGGACTTTTGTAACCAGTCCACAATATCGAAACTGACCCAATATGTAAAATTGAACCATAAATCGATCCAAGGAGccgacccatatatatatatatatatatatatatatatatatatatatatatatatatatatatatatatatatatatatatatatataatttatttaatacatTTAAGGTATTATTAATAATTATTGTATTATTTAGTTAGGAATAAAAGCATAAGTTAATGCTTAAGCATGAGCTAGTACATTTAGTATATcattaataattattatatactGGTATAATATTAATAACTAGGtctaagacccatgtattacatgggttaattaaaataaataaatataaatgtctaaatatttaagaattttaaacttataagaaaataaaaaagaattaattattAAAGCTGATTTTTATTTATCttctaaatttaaataaataaacaaaataaactaataagctttaatttgagaattttgaaataagaaagtaagtttattaataaaattgatattcatttattactacatttactataattattatataaagtattatgtgaaatttattaaaagagaaaatcccataaaatgacatataaaaaagaaattagttcaaaataaccacaaaatgacatttgaaaaattaaatgaGAACGTGACATATGACtaaaaaatattcatttattagagtagattattatatactaaattaCTGTGTTGAAActgaaaaagttaaaattttatgtgttgaaaccgaaaaaccgacataaaaaaaatgaaaacataacTAATTTAAAAACTAAAGCCAATGGGTTCCAATAGCCAAAAACCGATCTTGTCAATGACCCATTCCCAATGTGTAGGGTTATTGGGGCTCGTCTTAAgcattaaacttttttttgtcATACATCGCCTCTTGATTGAAGCCTTCAAAATTTAAACTTGAGTCATTTGAGGGAGTTGTTACCAACTCTTATCCGATGAGCCATAAAGTAGTTAATTGAATAATTAATATCAATGTTTACATACCCACAACCGTAAACTTTATGCAAAAAttgtgaaaaatgataaattCAACGGTATCTTAAATGAACCCCTATATGTGTGTGAGTGTAGTGTGTGTTGACTTTCACACACATGTCCCATCATGTGATATTTTTTTTAGTAACAACctaaaattattatattaaattgttaaaaagttatatttcatagattaaaaaataacaaaatatctTATACTTCATATCTTATATGAACAAAAAAAGGTGTGCAAGTGTGTAACGGCAGTTTAGCGAATAAAAATCTGACAAAAGCCAATGATCAAAGCTCAAAATTGAAAAGGGTAGTTTATGGTAATTTTCAGTTAAATTGAGGACCATAATGGAATTTCACTAAAATCTAAGGAAACTTTTCCAATTTGGAAAGTATCAAACTAATCAACTAGACAACTATCAAACACCCCGACGCTAAAGTTCAATTTCAGAAATTTGTCCAAAAAAAATTTAGGGTAAAGAACGAAAAAAAAAACGATCTTTTAACGGACTAATGCCTCGGAGTATATCGAGGTCTCCGTCGTCTTATCGGCGGAGATACTCGCCGTCCCCATCCAGCCGCCGCCGCCGGAGAGACCGGAGCCGCTCGCCTTACACTACTTCTCACAGTAGGTCAGCTCACATTCTTCTGATTTAACTTCTTTTTATATGGTGTATTTCCCCGATTTAACTGATCTCGATGCATATAAGAGTAAAATCTATGTTCAAAATGAAGCGTAGAGTGGAATTACAAACTCGTATATGGAACAATTAGGTGATAAACTACTCAAATTCAGGTCAAATTTATGTATTGAGAAGTGGTTAGGGCGAAATTTCTTGCATTTGTGAAATAAAAATGTTAGCTGTGTGAAGTGTGAACTACAATGCTAGGTCTAACATATTTATTGGCTCCTTTTGAGCTTAAAATTCACAGAACATTTGAATAACCTAATTTTAAAGATTAAATAACTGATCTTGCGCTATTTAAACAGATTGTTAGGTTTTTATTTGGAGATGAAGTTCATTAACACTTCAATAACATAAAAGAATTAAATTTAGTCTTTCACTATCTATACCTTCTAAGTAACTACATGTAGAGGATTATGTAGTAACTTAAAGAAAGAAAAGAACAAAAGTAAAATGTTAGGTTTAAAGATGCAATAAACTTATAAACACACAATAAATTTTCTTCCTTGACCCCACAAAGGTCAAAAGGGCAGATCAGACTCCACAACTCAACAAAAATAGTGTTAAAGAAGCATGCAATCTTCTTCCTTCATCTTGAAACACACAAAGAAGACTTATTAAACAAagattattactaatttaaagctTAGTTCCTTCTTGTTTTTGCAATTTAACTATATTTTGGTATtaatcatgattttttttttactacATTAATTAGGAGAAGAAGTCGATCTCCAATTTCTAGACATAAAAAAAGTCGATCTCCAACACCTAGGCGACATAAGAGGCGAAAAAGCAGGACTTCTTCACTGAGTCCTGTGGAATCTCCAACTCAAAGTATCACATCAAATGCCCTTTCTAAAtcaagaaaggaagaagaagaaaagaaaaggtacataaaactctttttcttttaaaGTGGAAGAAATGGTAAAATGTGTTTTGATTGATTTGTTAGTTATAGCATCATAATTTCATTTCTTCATATTACAACATTAGTAGTAAATAGTCAGGCAGAATGCAACTTTGTGTCTTAATTTTGAGGGGAGAAACTGTAAAATCACCACCACTATTGTTAGTAACAATTGATTTACAATTTTTTGTACCAAAATTGATATGTATAATTGCATATATGTTGTTAAAGGCTTGAACAGGAGATGGAGCTGAAAATTCTAGAAGAAGAAACAGCAAGGAGAATGGAAGAAGCAATTAGGGCAAAAGTTGAAGAAAAATTAATGTCAAATGAAGTTAAATTAGAAATAGAAAAAAGAGTAGAAGAAGGGAGGAAGAAGCTTTTTGATGATATTGAAGCTCAACTTGAAAGAGAAAAACAAACAGCTCTTAATGAAGCTAGACAAAAAGAGGTCATAAAATGtcttccttttttctttttgacttaatggacTTAATTTATATAACACTTAGGGTCTGTTTGATATGCCTCTTACTGTTTGATACCATACTTAGAAGCCTCAGACATGGCTCCTCTGATATGCTTCTTACTCGGTCAGATTAACAGTCAGATCTGACTCAATCAATAGCTATCATTATTGagattttttttatgttaaattAGGAGCAAGCTCGAAGAGAAAGAGAAGAGCTTGATAAAATGTTGGAAGAGAATCGAAGGAGAGTAGAAGAGGCTCAAAGAAGAGAAGCTCTTGAGCTTCAACGAAAAGAGGAGGAAAGATTTAGGGAACTTGAACTTATTCAAAGACAAAAGGAAGAGGCTTTGAGAAGAAAGAAGCTTGAAGATGAAGAGGAGCTTATTAAGCTATCAAGTAAAGTCAAACCTAGATAAAACAAGTCAAACCTCATCTCTATGTGAAATTGTTCTATAAATTCCCCTTAGACTATGGAATATGTTGTTCTTTTTTCTTGTTTTGAGTAGATTAGGAAAGAGGTTAATTATGTGGTTTTGAAACAACATATCAAAGGAACAATTGGTGGTTTAAACTAATTATCAAAATGATGGTATTTATGCAAAAATGGTTATTCTTCCAGCAAAGTGGGAGCATTATGTGAGATGTAAATCAGGTGAAATAATGTGGCTGATATAAAAACCCAATCAGAGTCTAATTTATAGTGGAACTCCTTTGATCTAGCTTTTAATATTTGAACTAGTGGTGGTAAAAACTTACACAACACACTACTTTGGTACAAAATAAATGAGTTCAGATAAAATACTTCAAcctgtttaattaaaataattttaactcgaaaatgacttatttatttatatttatgattttttataACTCTTTCAATAAATTGAACATGCCCGCTTCCTAAGACTCAAAAAaaattttttacatgttttttttttctcttcaaTACTCCACAGTCTCACTCGGCCACTCACTTTATCTCATGACCTCGTCACTCTGCCTCTCCAATTGCTGCTATTTTCGATTTGCCCTCTAAACTGATTATAAATTTCGCCTTCCTGCTTCCTAATTCGTATTCTTTTCATTTTTTCCTTTTCACCTCCTTAATTCCTAATTTTTCAACAAACAAAATGTTTTTAACTTGATATGACACAACACATTTATGAggtcaaaacccaacacaaaaatAAATGTATCATGTTAGGGTCAAACTCTTTTGATCTATTTAATGTTTCAATTCTATACGAACCCAATACAACACGATATATTTGTTAGGGAAAATGATTCTTGAGGATAACTAACTGTTGCGTTTGTTTTCATTTGGTcactttccttttttttgtactcaatataccattgaacttgttgtttgtgttcaccataacccttttaaCCGGCTATCACATGTCAAAAACCGGttaaaagggttatggtgaacacaaacaacaagttcgatggtatattgagtacaaaaaaaaacgAAAGGGACCAAATGAAAACAGACTCAACAGTTGGTTACTCTCCTGAGTCATTTTCTCCaaaaagttaaatgaaattaaagttgtaAAATTATAAAAGACTGCAACCTTCTTTGGCTATAACGTACATGAAGAGCGTTTCGGAGGGATAACTTCGTTAACACATGGTCTATGCTATGCTTACCGTGGTTAGTTATCAACACCTCTCTGCAAAAGGATATGACTATGTATGAGAGATATATTTTATCAGTATAAACGTTTACCTCAAGATATATTATGGTGATGTGCTTGCAAAAGTTGTATGATAtagtacatattgatgttgtatcttatcccatgaattcgatcttaaagttaagtaaactcaaaaatcacaacacttgtgattccatttgtttgtagacttgtctagaatccatgatacgataaatcatttgattggaaatgtaaatgtagtcatgaaatgcacctgtttagtcaagattcccctaataaatattcaagtgcattacaaagttgtacatctATGAATAATGTTTTTTcgtgggttatgttttgaagagaagaaaatgaatctcataaagtcattagtATGAACAGAAGATAACGTAGGATTTGCTGTAAATGCGTAAAGGAAAAATGACTATTGAGGGTAActaactgttgc is a window of Lactuca sativa cultivar Salinas chromosome 1, Lsat_Salinas_v11, whole genome shotgun sequence DNA encoding:
- the LOC111909812 gene encoding uncharacterized protein At1g10890; protein product: MPRSISRSPSSYRRRYSPSPSSRRRRRDRSRSPYTTSHSRRRSRSPISRHKKSRSPTPRRHKRRKSRTSSLSPVESPTQSITSNALSKSRKEEEEKKRLEQEMELKILEEETARRMEEAIRAKVEEKLMSNEVKLEIEKRVEEGRKKLFDDIEAQLEREKQTALNEARQKEEQARREREELDKMLEENRRRVEEAQRREALELQRKEEERFRELELIQRQKEEALRRKKLEDEEELIKLSSKVKPR